In Phreatobacter stygius, a genomic segment contains:
- a CDS encoding glycosyltransferase family 39 protein gives MVDAPAAADRLPLSDRGRRVDRRIGREAGRLIPHPRQSQGNPVVNLMLRALTDRSSAKWRDFMRFRDRPTAATSASDVRGGGTHGPAPRVGGPWLVRHGVSLFWGLVTLHCLVAFLAPTFGFLTPPRDTVEGFLWGRSLQWGYSKHPPLQAWILGLSEQMAPNAPWLAYLYAQLCVAVTLWAVLKLAIEILGEARGVLAAILTLAGVHYYGPAMATFTPDTLSAPLWALTGLWWWRAVMHRRPLAWFALAVTVAASVYAKYIGLLLVGVLGGLTLAMPEGRKELRRKEFWLALTFGIGLVSPHLWWMADTGFSSLSHAFSHGTKAESMAMRLWFCGKFLGAQIVEHAGIFLLVGICLGLGNWRPRAEIVVEGDDVPERERFVILLMAFAPITIAVLTNFAVGGEFRQGRGTALFAFSGIAAIGLAGPLLRLGRLRLGAALIVAILIGLPLANAGHHLVRLGMGAAHVPTLYPAVQLADALQNRWRARTSMPLRIVIGDRWHAGNIAFYAADQPLLLFDGNPVISPGLDADAVSRNGALVVWNEADPEALDRLRRVIPGLEAEGVASARGPFGLGRTTDLAYRIILPGKDPSVEALALRPEFDPSSRQLP, from the coding sequence ATGGTCGATGCGCCGGCCGCCGCTGATCGACTGCCTCTGTCGGACAGGGGACGGCGTGTCGATCGCCGCATTGGCCGCGAAGCCGGTCGCCTCATTCCCCATCCCCGGCAAAGCCAAGGAAATCCCGTGGTGAATTTGATGCTGCGCGCGCTCACAGATCGCTCCTCCGCGAAGTGGCGGGACTTCATGCGCTTTCGCGACCGGCCGACGGCCGCGACTTCCGCTTCGGACGTTCGGGGCGGCGGCACCCATGGGCCAGCGCCAAGGGTGGGCGGGCCATGGCTCGTCCGCCATGGCGTTTCACTGTTCTGGGGTCTCGTCACGCTGCATTGCCTCGTCGCCTTTCTTGCGCCGACCTTTGGCTTCCTCACGCCTCCACGCGACACGGTCGAGGGGTTTCTCTGGGGGCGCAGCCTTCAATGGGGTTATTCCAAGCATCCGCCGCTGCAGGCCTGGATTCTCGGCCTATCCGAGCAGATGGCGCCGAATGCACCGTGGCTCGCCTATCTCTATGCCCAGCTTTGCGTTGCGGTGACGCTCTGGGCGGTTCTGAAGCTCGCGATCGAAATTCTGGGCGAGGCCCGCGGTGTGCTCGCCGCCATTTTGACGCTTGCCGGCGTGCATTATTACGGTCCCGCGATGGCGACTTTTACGCCGGACACGCTGTCTGCGCCGCTCTGGGCGCTGACCGGGTTGTGGTGGTGGCGCGCGGTCATGCACCGTCGCCCCCTTGCCTGGTTTGCGCTGGCGGTAACCGTCGCCGCTTCGGTCTACGCGAAATACATTGGCCTTCTGCTTGTCGGCGTCCTCGGCGGGCTGACGCTGGCAATGCCGGAGGGGCGAAAGGAGCTTCGTCGGAAGGAATTCTGGCTGGCGCTCACCTTCGGGATAGGCCTCGTTTCGCCGCATCTGTGGTGGATGGCCGACACGGGCTTCTCGTCGCTCTCGCATGCGTTTTCTCACGGGACGAAAGCCGAGAGCATGGCGATGCGCCTGTGGTTCTGCGGCAAGTTCCTGGGCGCCCAGATCGTCGAACATGCCGGTATTTTTCTCCTCGTCGGCATTTGCCTTGGCTTGGGCAACTGGCGTCCGCGCGCGGAGATCGTTGTTGAAGGCGACGATGTTCCCGAGCGAGAGCGTTTCGTCATCCTGCTCATGGCCTTCGCCCCGATCACGATTGCCGTTCTGACGAACTTCGCGGTGGGTGGCGAATTCCGCCAGGGGCGCGGGACAGCGCTCTTCGCGTTCTCCGGCATCGCGGCGATCGGCTTGGCTGGCCCGCTATTGCGTCTCGGACGTTTGCGTCTCGGCGCCGCGCTGATAGTCGCCATCCTCATCGGTCTGCCGCTCGCGAACGCAGGTCATCACCTGGTGCGGCTTGGAATGGGCGCCGCCCATGTCCCGACGCTCTATCCTGCCGTGCAATTGGCCGACGCGTTGCAAAACCGCTGGCGGGCAAGGACGTCCATGCCCCTGCGGATCGTCATCGGAGATCGGTGGCACGCCGGAAACATCGCCTTCTACGCGGCAGACCAACCCTTGCTCCTGTTCGACGGAAACCCGGTGATTTCCCCGGGACTTGACGCCGACGCAGTCTCCAGGAACGGCGCTCTGGTTGTCTGGAATGAGGCGGATCCCGAGGCTCTCGATCGGCTGCGGCGGGTCATCCCGGGGCTCGAAGCCGAGGGTGTCGCATCCGCGCGCGGGCCCTTCGGACTCGGTCGGACGACGGACCTTGCCTATCGCATTATTTTGCCGGGCAAGGATCCATCGGTTGAAGCTCTGGCGCTTCGGCCGGAATTTGATCCGTCGAGCCGGCAATTGCCGTGA
- a CDS encoding RES family NAD+ phosphorylase — protein sequence MPLRHEGKLYRALNPIYAREPLSGRGAALYGGRFNPKGTAALYTSLSVMTALREANQVGNLQPTTLVCYDTQVENIFDCRDETALAAEGVDAAALADDTWRDQMKASGEARTQAFARRLIAAGYNGLLVRSYAPGSTAEDLNLVLWRWGKDAPARLVLIDDENRLSR from the coding sequence GTGCCGCTCCGCCACGAAGGAAAACTCTACCGGGCGCTGAACCCAATCTATGCGCGCGAGCCGCTGTCGGGACGCGGCGCCGCGCTCTACGGAGGACGCTTCAATCCAAAGGGCACGGCGGCGCTCTACACGTCGCTTTCGGTGATGACAGCCCTAAGGGAAGCCAACCAGGTCGGCAACCTTCAGCCGACGACACTGGTCTGTTATGACACCCAGGTCGAGAACATCTTCGATTGCCGCGACGAGACCGCGCTCGCGGCCGAAGGAGTGGATGCCGCCGCGCTCGCGGACGACACTTGGCGCGACCAGATGAAGGCCAGTGGCGAAGCGAGAACCCAGGCCTTCGCGCGGCGGCTCATCGCCGCCGGCTACAATGGTCTGCTGGTGAGAAGCTACGCTCCGGGCTCGACTGCTGAAGACCTCAACCTCGTGCTTTGGAGATGGGGCAAGGACGCCCCGGCTCGTCTCGTTCTGATCGACGATGAGAACCGTCTGTCACGATAG
- a CDS encoding antitoxin Xre/MbcA/ParS toxin-binding domain-containing protein, protein MGLAQYADNGLFAPRKIAEALRTTSEEIARTAGLGKDAVQRKDRVQSDRTQRRLREMIEVINKVEPRFGSALMAYAWYRSEPLAGFSGQTAMQLVRSGRNDEVLDYIDAVDAGVHA, encoded by the coding sequence ATGGGCCTCGCCCAGTATGCGGACAATGGTCTCTTCGCCCCGCGCAAGATCGCGGAGGCTCTCCGCACCACCAGCGAAGAGATCGCCCGCACGGCCGGGCTCGGCAAAGACGCCGTCCAGCGCAAGGATCGGGTTCAGTCCGACAGGACGCAACGGCGCCTGCGGGAGATGATCGAGGTCATCAACAAGGTTGAGCCGCGCTTTGGATCCGCGCTCATGGCCTATGCCTGGTATCGCTCCGAACCGCTGGCGGGCTTCTCCGGCCAGACCGCAATGCAGCTCGTTCGCAGCGGACGCAACGACGAGGTGCTCGACTATATCGACGCGGTCGACGCCGGCGTCCACGCCTGA
- a CDS encoding dihydrofolate reductase family protein: MAKLVFGMNQSLDGYVDHMAFAPSPMLFRHFIAEAQGQAGSVYGRQMYEIMRYWDDDHPEWDAERHAFAAAWRNQPKWVVSRSLKSVGPNARLVKDDLEGAIRELKAERAGEIEVAGPDLAQSLTELGLIDEYRIYLHPVVLGHGKPYFAGPRPPLRLMTNDRIGEDVIRLTYVPA; encoded by the coding sequence ATGGCTAAGCTCGTGTTCGGAATGAACCAGTCCCTGGACGGCTACGTCGACCATATGGCGTTTGCGCCAAGCCCCATGCTCTTCCGCCACTTCATCGCGGAGGCTCAGGGGCAGGCGGGCAGTGTCTACGGTCGTCAAATGTATGAGATCATGCGTTACTGGGACGACGATCATCCTGAATGGGATGCAGAGCGACACGCCTTCGCGGCGGCGTGGCGGAACCAGCCGAAATGGGTCGTCTCGCGCTCGTTGAAGTCGGTCGGCCCCAACGCCAGGCTTGTTAAGGATGATCTTGAGGGAGCGATCCGTGAGCTGAAGGCCGAGCGCGCCGGGGAGATCGAAGTTGCTGGCCCGGACTTGGCGCAAAGCCTCACCGAACTTGGCCTGATCGATGAGTATCGAATCTACCTGCACCCCGTCGTGCTTGGTCACGGCAAGCCATATTTCGCCGGCCCCCGGCCGCCGCTCCGCCTCATGACCAATGATCGGATTGGCGAGGATGTGATCAGGTTGACCTACGTTCCTGCTTAA
- a CDS encoding IS256 family transposase yields the protein MTDEMMNLRGLLEKSPDADLLREMIGFAAGRLMELEVSGLAGAGFGEKSPDRLAQRNGYRERDWETRAGTVELRIPRLRKGSYFPGFLEPRRLAEKALTAVIQEAYIQGISTRSVDDLVKAMGMSGISKSQVSRLCEEIDQRVHAFLDRPIEGDWPYLWIDATYVKVRQAGRIVSVAVIVAVGVSGDGRREVLGMDIGPSEAETFWTAFLRKLARRGLRGVKLVVSDSHEGIKAAVSKVLTATWQRCRVHFMRNALAHAGRSGRRVVSAFIATAFAQDNATAASQQWRRVADQLRPTVPKLAALMDTAETDVLAYMTFPTQHRAKLHSTNPLERVNGEIKRRTEVVGIFPNEAAIARLVGAILLEQNDEWAVQRARYMTLETMAGLSDDPSVGLPAVAA from the coding sequence ATGACCGACGAGATGATGAACCTGCGCGGGCTGCTGGAGAAGAGCCCCGACGCCGATTTGCTGCGCGAGATGATCGGCTTTGCCGCCGGGCGGCTGATGGAGCTCGAGGTCAGCGGCCTTGCCGGCGCCGGCTTCGGCGAGAAGAGCCCGGACCGCCTGGCCCAGCGCAATGGCTATCGCGAGCGGGATTGGGAGACCCGCGCCGGCACGGTCGAGCTGCGCATCCCGAGGCTACGCAAAGGCTCCTACTTTCCGGGCTTTCTGGAGCCGCGCCGGCTGGCCGAGAAGGCGCTGACCGCGGTGATCCAGGAGGCTTACATCCAGGGCATCTCGACCCGCTCGGTCGATGACCTGGTCAAGGCGATGGGCATGAGCGGCATCTCGAAGAGCCAAGTCAGCCGGCTCTGCGAGGAAATCGACCAGCGCGTCCATGCCTTCCTCGACCGGCCGATCGAGGGCGACTGGCCCTATCTGTGGATCGACGCGACCTATGTGAAGGTCCGCCAGGCCGGCCGGATCGTCTCGGTGGCGGTGATCGTGGCGGTCGGTGTAAGCGGCGACGGTCGGCGCGAGGTGCTGGGCATGGATATCGGCCCCTCCGAGGCAGAGACCTTCTGGACGGCGTTCTTGCGCAAACTGGCCAGACGCGGCCTGCGCGGCGTAAAACTCGTCGTCTCCGACAGCCACGAAGGCATCAAGGCGGCGGTCTCCAAGGTGCTCACCGCGACCTGGCAGCGCTGCCGCGTGCACTTCATGAGGAATGCGCTCGCCCATGCCGGCCGCAGCGGGCGGCGCGTTGTCTCAGCCTTCATCGCCACCGCTTTCGCCCAAGACAATGCAACGGCCGCCAGCCAGCAATGGCGCCGGGTCGCCGACCAGCTCAGGCCAACGGTGCCGAAACTGGCGGCTCTGATGGATACCGCCGAGACCGACGTGCTGGCCTATATGACCTTCCCGACGCAACATCGGGCGAAGCTCCACAGCACCAATCCGCTGGAGCGCGTCAACGGCGAGATCAAGCGCAGGACCGAGGTGGTCGGCATCTTCCCCAACGAGGCCGCCATCGCCCGGCTCGTCGGCGCGATCCTGCTCGAACAGAACGATGAATGGGCCGTCCAGCGGGCCCGCTACATGACCCTGGAAACCATGGCCGGCCTGAGCGATGATCCTAGTGTCGGCCTGCCAGCCGTCGCAGCCTGA
- a CDS encoding IS30 family transposase, whose product MSIRKRRSARSGRAPLPSPGRPPLAGRDEQIRFWRAIAAGLSSEDAALEAGVSQPVGTRWFRKAGGMPPAMFRSSAKPPGRYLSLVEREEVALLRVQGHSMQEIGRRLRRAASTISRELRRNAATRSGGLEYRATTAQWHADRSARRPKPTKLALNTTLRTYVEERLAGVVVAPSGVSVPGPAVPWKGRRHGPRKDRRWARAWSPEQIARRLPIDFPDDKTMRISHEAIYQALFVQGRGVLRRELTACLRTGRVLRVPRARVRRRGKGFVSPEIMISQRPVEAADRAVPGHWEGDLILGLGSSAIGTLVERTTRFTMLLHLPRLAGHGEAPRTKNGPALAGHGAEAVRDAIARTIITLPEELRRSLTWDQGAEMAQHDRLKIDAGVQVYFCDPQSPWQRGTNENTNGLLRQYFPKGTDLSIHSADEIAAVAAVLNARPRKTLGWKTPAEALDALLP is encoded by the coding sequence ATGAGCATCCGAAAGCGGCGATCGGCACGGTCTGGACGAGCGCCATTACCTTCACCAGGACGGCCGCCTTTGGCGGGGCGCGATGAACAGATTCGATTCTGGCGGGCGATCGCCGCGGGGCTGAGCAGCGAAGATGCTGCTCTCGAAGCCGGAGTGTCGCAGCCTGTAGGAACCAGATGGTTCCGAAAGGCGGGCGGTATGCCACCAGCAATGTTCAGATCCTCGGCAAAGCCGCCTGGTCGTTACCTGTCATTGGTGGAGCGTGAAGAGGTCGCACTTCTTAGGGTGCAGGGCCATTCCATGCAGGAGATCGGGCGCCGCCTGAGGCGAGCCGCCTCGACAATCTCCCGTGAACTGCGGCGCAACGCAGCCACGCGCAGCGGCGGGTTGGAGTATCGGGCGACGACTGCCCAGTGGCATGCGGATCGATCGGCCCGTCGGCCCAAACCGACCAAGCTTGCGCTCAACACAACCTTGCGCACCTATGTGGAGGAGAGACTTGCCGGCGTCGTCGTGGCTCCGAGCGGCGTTTCCGTTCCAGGTCCTGCCGTTCCGTGGAAGGGCCGCCGGCATGGCCCGCGAAAGGATCGGCGATGGGCAAGGGCCTGGAGTCCGGAGCAGATTGCCCGGCGCTTGCCGATCGACTTCCCGGACGACAAGACGATGCGTATCAGCCACGAAGCCATCTATCAGGCCCTCTTCGTTCAGGGCCGGGGGGTGCTGCGCCGCGAACTGACGGCCTGCTTGCGAACAGGACGCGTGTTGCGGGTGCCAAGGGCGCGCGTCCGCAGGCGAGGCAAGGGCTTTGTCTCGCCCGAGATCATGATCAGTCAACGCCCCGTCGAAGCAGCCGATCGAGCGGTGCCTGGCCACTGGGAGGGAGACCTCATCCTCGGTCTTGGCAGCTCGGCGATCGGCACGCTGGTCGAGCGCACAACGCGCTTCACGATGCTGCTGCATCTGCCCCGCCTCGCGGGGCACGGCGAAGCTCCTCGCACGAAGAACGGGCCAGCGCTCGCGGGACACGGAGCTGAGGCCGTGCGCGATGCGATCGCGCGCACCATCATCACCTTGCCCGAAGAACTGCGTCGCTCGCTGACGTGGGATCAGGGAGCCGAAATGGCCCAGCACGATCGTCTCAAAATCGATGCGGGTGTCCAGGTCTACTTCTGCGATCCGCAAAGCCCATGGCAGCGCGGCACCAACGAGAACACCAATGGGCTGCTGCGTCAGTACTTCCCGAAAGGCACCGACCTGAGCATCCACAGCGCCGATGAGATTGCCGCCGTGGCAGCGGTCCTCAATGCCCGACCGAGAAAGACGCTGGGCTGGAAAACGCCGGCAGAGGCGCTTGACGCGTTACTGCCATGA
- a CDS encoding esterase/lipase family protein: protein MSRLLKIAGWSGDKRGNVVFVHGLGGHPYDTWRRKHDNSTFWPLWLAKDVPGLAVYSLGYVSPPTNWLGTAMPLLDEAAHALRVLLNSDELRTGPITFICHSLGGLIVKSVLRSANEQKGDPAIADFWPAAGFVDTFLS, encoded by the coding sequence ATGTCGCGCCTTCTCAAGATTGCTGGCTGGAGTGGCGATAAGCGCGGCAATGTTGTCTTCGTTCATGGGCTCGGCGGCCACCCCTACGACACCTGGCGGAGGAAGCACGATAACTCCACCTTCTGGCCGCTCTGGTTGGCAAAGGATGTGCCGGGTCTAGCGGTCTATTCCCTTGGCTATGTATCGCCGCCGACGAATTGGCTCGGAACAGCCATGCCGCTCCTTGATGAAGCGGCTCACGCCTTGCGAGTCCTGCTCAACAGTGACGAACTCAGAACAGGACCAATCACTTTCATTTGTCACAGCTTGGGCGGCCTCATCGTCAAAAGCGTTCTTCGCTCAGCGAACGAACAGAAGGGCGACCCTGCAATTGCAGATTTCTGGCCTGCTGCCGGTTTCGTGGACACGTTCCTAAGCTAA
- a CDS encoding vitamin B12-dependent ribonucleotide reductase codes for MRIERRYTKAGQSPYADIAFRAATSEIRNPDGSIVFRQADISVPEAWSQVAADILAQKYFRKAGVPARMKKVEENSVPSWLWRSAPDEKAMKELPEKERWTGETSSTQVFDRLAGTWTYWGWKGGYFEAEADAQAFFDELRYMLALQMVAPNSPQWFNTGLHWAYGIDGPGQGHYYVDFETGKLTKSKSAYEHPQPHACFIQSVADDLVNEGGIMDLWVREARLFKYGSGTGSNFSYLRGEGEKLAGGGRSSGLMSFLKIGDRAAGAIKSGGTTRRAAKMVVVDVDHPDIEAYIDWKVIEEQKVASLVTGSKINAKHLKAIMKACVNCEGADGERLDGCFDPAMNPALKREIKAARKSMVPDNYIKRVIQFARQGYTDIDFPTYDTDWDSDAYLTVAGQNSNNSVSLKDDFLRAVETDGDWNLTARITGKPIKTLKARDLWEKIGHAAWASADPGLHFNTTMNDWHTCPAAGPIRASNPCSEYMFLDDTACNLASANLLQFYDAKAKQFDIDGYEHLCRLWSVVLEISVLMAQFPSRQIAELSYEYRTLGLGYANIGGLLMTMGIPYDSDRGRALAGALTAVMTGIAYKTSAEMAGELGTFPGYAPNREHMLRVIRNHRRAAHGETAGYESLAVNPVALDHANCPDPEIVARAKKAWDDALALGEINGYRNAQVSVIAPTGTIGLVMDCDTTGIEPDFALVKFKKLAGGGYFKIINQAVPAALRTLGYSEADIAEMEAYAVGHGTLKQAPAINTGSLKAKGFTDAAIAKAEAQLKTAFDIKFVFNKWTLGEDFLVRTLGIPADEINAPGFELLTRVGFSKKDIETANEHVCGAMTLEGAPHLKLEHYAVFDCANPCGRKGKRYLSVESHIHMMAAAQPFISGAISKTINMPNEATVDDCKSAYMLSWKLALKANALYRDGSKLSQPLNSQLIEDEDDEDGVEEFLEKPQAARAAALAERIVEKVVERVQVIRDREKMPDRRKGYTQKAVVGGHKVYLRTGEYDDGRIGEIFIDMHKEGAALRSLLNNFAIAISLGLQYGVPLDEYVDAFTFTRFEPAGPVQGNDTIKYATSILDYVFRELAVSYLGRFDLGHVDPGESRYDALGTGAAEGTKSVLSKGLVRGKTDKFTLVSANSGPTPALTPGSLANDSRTSGTVVTMRTQGANALKEEVAAAVSPALGALFDQAPAPAANAERTTADRRAEAKLRGYVGDACPECSNFTMVRNGTCLKCDTCGSTTGCS; via the coding sequence ATGCGCATCGAACGGCGATACACCAAGGCGGGCCAGTCGCCCTATGCAGACATCGCGTTCCGTGCGGCCACGTCCGAGATCCGCAATCCGGACGGTTCGATCGTGTTCCGGCAGGCCGACATCTCGGTGCCCGAGGCCTGGAGCCAGGTTGCGGCCGACATTCTCGCGCAGAAATACTTCCGCAAGGCCGGCGTGCCGGCGCGCATGAAGAAGGTCGAGGAAAATTCGGTCCCGTCCTGGCTGTGGCGCTCGGCCCCCGACGAGAAGGCCATGAAGGAACTGCCGGAGAAGGAACGCTGGACCGGCGAGACCTCGTCGACCCAGGTGTTCGACCGGCTGGCCGGCACCTGGACCTATTGGGGCTGGAAGGGCGGCTATTTCGAAGCGGAAGCCGATGCCCAGGCTTTCTTCGATGAACTGCGCTACATGCTCGCCCTGCAGATGGTGGCGCCCAATTCGCCGCAATGGTTCAACACCGGCCTGCACTGGGCCTATGGCATCGACGGCCCCGGCCAGGGCCACTATTACGTCGATTTCGAAACCGGCAAGCTGACCAAGTCCAAGTCGGCTTACGAGCATCCGCAGCCGCATGCCTGTTTCATCCAGTCGGTCGCCGACGACCTCGTCAACGAGGGCGGCATCATGGACCTGTGGGTGCGCGAGGCGCGCCTGTTCAAATATGGCTCGGGCACCGGCTCCAACTTCTCCTATCTGCGCGGCGAAGGCGAAAAGCTCGCCGGTGGCGGCCGTTCGTCCGGCCTGATGAGCTTCCTGAAGATCGGCGACCGGGCCGCCGGCGCGATCAAGTCGGGCGGCACCACGCGCCGCGCCGCCAAGATGGTGGTGGTCGACGTCGATCACCCTGATATCGAGGCCTATATCGACTGGAAGGTGATCGAGGAGCAGAAGGTCGCGAGCCTGGTCACTGGCTCGAAGATCAATGCCAAGCACCTCAAGGCCATCATGAAGGCCTGCGTCAATTGCGAAGGCGCCGATGGCGAGCGCCTGGACGGCTGTTTCGACCCGGCGATGAACCCGGCGCTGAAGCGCGAGATCAAGGCCGCCCGCAAGTCGATGGTGCCCGACAATTACATCAAGCGGGTGATCCAGTTCGCCCGCCAGGGCTATACCGATATCGATTTCCCGACCTATGACACCGACTGGGATTCGGATGCCTACCTGACGGTGGCCGGCCAGAACTCCAACAATTCGGTGTCGCTGAAGGACGACTTCCTGCGCGCCGTGGAGACCGATGGCGACTGGAACCTGACGGCGCGCATCACCGGCAAGCCGATCAAGACGCTGAAGGCCCGCGACCTCTGGGAAAAGATCGGCCACGCCGCCTGGGCCTCCGCCGACCCGGGGCTGCATTTCAACACCACGATGAACGACTGGCACACCTGCCCCGCCGCCGGCCCGATCCGCGCGTCGAACCCGTGCTCGGAATATATGTTCCTCGACGACACCGCCTGCAATCTGGCGTCTGCCAACCTGTTGCAGTTCTACGATGCCAAGGCCAAGCAGTTCGACATCGACGGCTACGAGCATCTCTGCCGGCTGTGGTCGGTGGTGCTCGAGATCTCGGTGCTGATGGCGCAATTCCCGTCGCGCCAGATCGCCGAATTGTCCTACGAATACCGCACCCTCGGCCTGGGTTACGCCAATATCGGCGGCCTGTTGATGACCATGGGCATTCCCTATGACAGCGACCGGGGCCGCGCGCTCGCCGGCGCGCTGACCGCGGTCATGACCGGCATCGCCTACAAGACCTCGGCCGAAATGGCCGGCGAACTCGGCACCTTCCCCGGTTATGCGCCGAACCGCGAGCACATGCTCCGGGTCATCCGCAACCATCGCCGCGCCGCCCATGGCGAGACCGCGGGTTACGAGAGCCTGGCGGTCAACCCGGTGGCGCTCGACCACGCCAATTGCCCGGATCCGGAAATCGTCGCCCGCGCCAAGAAGGCCTGGGACGATGCGCTGGCGCTCGGCGAAATCAACGGCTATCGCAATGCCCAGGTCTCGGTGATCGCGCCGACCGGCACGATCGGCCTGGTGATGGATTGCGACACCACCGGCATCGAGCCCGACTTCGCCCTGGTGAAGTTCAAGAAGCTCGCCGGCGGCGGCTATTTCAAGATCATCAACCAGGCGGTGCCGGCGGCGCTGCGCACGCTCGGCTACTCCGAAGCCGATATCGCGGAGATGGAGGCCTATGCGGTCGGCCATGGCACGCTGAAGCAGGCGCCCGCCATCAATACCGGCTCGCTGAAGGCCAAGGGCTTCACCGATGCGGCGATCGCCAAGGCCGAAGCGCAGTTGAAGACCGCCTTCGACATCAAGTTCGTGTTCAACAAGTGGACGCTGGGTGAAGACTTCCTGGTCAGGACGCTGGGCATTCCGGCCGACGAGATCAATGCGCCGGGCTTCGAACTGCTGACCCGCGTCGGCTTCTCGAAAAAGGATATCGAGACCGCCAACGAGCATGTCTGCGGCGCCATGACGCTGGAAGGCGCGCCGCACCTGAAGCTCGAGCATTATGCGGTGTTCGACTGCGCCAACCCCTGCGGCCGCAAGGGCAAGCGCTACCTCTCGGTGGAAAGCCATATCCACATGATGGCGGCGGCCCAGCCGTTCATCTCGGGCGCCATTTCCAAGACCATCAACATGCCGAACGAAGCGACCGTCGACGACTGCAAGTCGGCCTATATGCTGTCGTGGAAGCTGGCGCTGAAGGCCAATGCGCTCTACCGCGACGGCTCCAAGCTGTCGCAGCCGCTGAACTCGCAGCTGATCGAGGACGAGGACGACGAGGACGGCGTCGAGGAGTTCCTGGAAAAGCCGCAGGCCGCGCGCGCAGCAGCCCTCGCCGAGCGCATCGTCGAGAAGGTGGTCGAGCGTGTCCAGGTGATCCGCGACCGCGAGAAGATGCCCGACCGCCGCAAGGGTTATACCCAGAAGGCGGTGGTCGGCGGCCACAAGGTCTATCTGCGCACCGGCGAATATGACGACGGCCGCATCGGCGAGATCTTCATCGACATGCACAAGGAGGGCGCGGCGCTTCGCTCGCTGCTCAACAACTTCGCCATCGCCATCTCGCTCGGCCTGCAATATGGCGTGCCGCTGGACGAATATGTCGACGCCTTCACCTTCACCCGCTTCGAGCCGGCGGGCCCGGTGCAGGGCAATGACACGATCAAATATGCCACCTCGATCCTCGACTACGTGTTCCGCGAACTGGCGGTGAGCTATCTCGGCCGCTTCGACCTCGGCCATGTCGATCCGGGCGAAAGCCGCTACGACGCACTCGGCACCGGGGCTGCCGAAGGCACCAAGAGCGTGCTGTCCAAGGGCCTGGTGCGCGGCAAGACCGACAAGTTCACGCTGGTCTCGGCCAATTCCGGCCCGACGCCGGCGCTGACGCCGGGCTCGCTCGCCAATGACAGCCGCACCTCCGGCACTGTGGTGACCATGCGCACGCAAGGCGCCAACGCGCTGAAGGAAGAGGTGGCGGCCGCCGTCTCGCCAGCGCTCGGCGCCCTGTTCGACCAGGCCCCGGCGCCGGCCGCCAATGCCGAACGGACCACCGCCGACCGGCGGGCGGAAGCCAAGCTCCGCGGTTATGTCGGCGACGCCTGCCCGGAGTGCTCGAACTTCACCATGGTGCGCAATGGCACCTGCCTGAAGTGCGACACCTGCGGGTCGACGACGGGCTGCAGCTGA